In Nyctibius grandis isolate bNycGra1 chromosome 6, bNycGra1.pri, whole genome shotgun sequence, a single genomic region encodes these proteins:
- the HS3ST1 gene encoding heparan sulfate glucosamine 3-O-sulfotransferase 1, which yields MAAFLLGAVLLIVQPQIVPSRPAINSKAETSSQSVQRELLKQTSPKNDFKENIHSNGSCQQLPQTIIIGVRKGGTRALLEMLSLHPDIAAAESEVHFFDWEDHYRNGLQWYINQMPFSYPHQITVEKTPAYFTSPKVPERVYSMNPSMRLLLILRDPSERVLSDYTQVLYNHMQKHKPYPSIEQFLIKDGELNVDYKAINRSLYYIHMQNWLKYFPLDHIHIVDGDKLIKDPFPEIEKVERFLKLLPQINASNFYFNKTKGFYCLRDSGRERCLHESKGRAHPQVDTRLLEKLHEYFREPNKKFFELVGRTFDWHSFVTS from the coding sequence ATGGCAGCTTTTCTTCTGGGAGCTGTGTTGCTTATTGTTCAACCTCAGATCGTGCCTTCCAGACCGGCTATAAATTCAAAGGCTGAGACTTCTTCCCAGTCTGTTCAGAGAGagcttttaaagcaaacatCTCCAAAAAATGACTTCAAGGAAAACATTCATTCTAATGGGTCATGCCAGCAACTGCCACAGACTATCATAATTGGAGTGAGAAAAGGTGGAACAAGAGCTTTGTTAGAGATGTTGAGTCTCCATCCAGATATTGCGGCAGCAGAAAGCGAAGTTCACTTCTTTGACTGGGAAGATCATTACAGAAATGGACTGCAGTGGTATATTAATCAAATGCCATTCTCTTATCCCCATCAGATCACCGTGGAAAAAACTCCAGCATATTTCACATCACCTAAAGTGCCTGAAAGAGTTTATAGCATGAACCCATCAATGAGACTACTCCTTATTTTAAGAGACCCAAGTGAGAGAGTACTATCAGATTACACCCAAGTGCTCTATAATCACATGCAGAAGCACAAGCCGTATCCATCCATTGAACAATTCCTGATTAAAGATGGTGAACTCAATGTGGACTACAAGGCAATAAACAGAAGCTTATACTACATTCACATGCAAAACTGGCTGAAGTATTTTCCTCTTGATCATATCCACATTGTAGATGGGGATAAACTAATCAAAGATCCCTTCCCAGAAATAGAGAAGGTAGAGAGATTTTTGAAGTTATTGCCACAGATAAATGCTTCaaacttttatttcaataaaacaaaaggCTTCTACTGCCTAAGGGACAGTGGTAGGGAGCGTTGTTTACATGAGTCGAAAGGACGAGCACACCCACAAGTAGATACCCGGTTACTTGAGAAACTGCATGAATATTTCCGTGAACCCAACAAGAAATTTTTTGAGCTTGTGGGCAGAACATTTGACTGGCACTCATTTGTGACGAGTTAG